In Pseudonocardia sp. C8, one genomic interval encodes:
- the pknB gene encoding Stk1 family PASTA domain-containing Ser/Thr kinase gives MTTPRLLSERYELGDPLGYGGMSEVHRGLDTRLGRDVAVKVLRADLARDPQFQLRFRREAQNSASLNHPAIVAVYDTGEVESEFGPLPYIVMEFVDGQTLREIVKTQGPLSQQRVVEVMADVCAALDFSHRHGIIHRDVKPANVMINSVGAVKVMDFGIARALGEGQNVTQTAAVIGTAQYLSPEQARGEAVDARSDVYAAGCVLFELLTGEPPFTGDTPVAVAYQHVREDPRAPSELNPSVPPALDAIVLKALSKNPANRYQSAGEMRADLVRVRNGEPVHAPLVMSEYERTQMMAHDDATAAVPTRRLDAGAAGPPTGRHTMPPGHPGYDDEERGGRGKKAALWVAALAVLGLLGFVGFQMFSNSSPEQVTVPDVLGQTPEQARASITNARLLVDIQNQPSDVAQVGRVVRTDPGGGNQVAENSRVTLFVGTGPAQVTVPSLVGRTPEEAATLLRDAGLQLGGTTQQDTTDSSQVGRVLSSSPGPGESVAGNSPVAIVVGREQQTIAVPDVAGRSPEEARSTLQGAGFSSVSVSQVDGGGQAGQVVGTDPAAGTRVPRDRTITIQVSRGNQAEVPNVTGQRVENAVNTLREAGLSFQIRTTDVSDPSQNGVVLNQNPSGGSRASDGQQVQLTVGRHSGGGGNGGGGNGGNGGGDGDGGNSSDSSETSDSGFPFN, from the coding sequence ATGACGACACCGCGACTGCTGTCCGAGCGCTACGAGCTGGGCGACCCGCTCGGCTACGGCGGCATGTCCGAGGTCCACCGCGGCCTCGACACCCGGCTCGGCCGGGACGTGGCGGTGAAGGTGCTGCGCGCCGACCTGGCCCGGGATCCGCAGTTCCAGCTCCGGTTCCGCCGGGAGGCGCAGAACTCCGCGTCGCTCAACCACCCGGCGATCGTCGCGGTCTACGACACCGGCGAGGTCGAGTCCGAGTTCGGGCCGCTGCCGTACATCGTCATGGAGTTCGTCGACGGCCAGACGCTGCGCGAGATCGTCAAGACCCAGGGGCCGCTGTCCCAGCAGCGGGTGGTCGAGGTCATGGCCGACGTCTGCGCCGCGCTCGACTTCTCGCACCGGCACGGGATCATCCACCGCGACGTCAAGCCCGCGAACGTGATGATCAACAGCGTGGGCGCGGTGAAGGTGATGGACTTCGGCATCGCCCGCGCGCTCGGCGAGGGCCAGAACGTCACCCAGACCGCCGCCGTCATCGGGACCGCGCAGTACCTGTCCCCGGAGCAGGCCCGCGGCGAGGCCGTGGACGCCCGCTCGGACGTCTACGCGGCGGGCTGCGTGCTGTTCGAGCTGCTCACCGGGGAGCCACCGTTCACCGGTGACACCCCGGTGGCCGTCGCCTACCAGCACGTCCGGGAGGACCCGCGGGCGCCGTCCGAGCTCAACCCGTCGGTGCCGCCGGCACTCGACGCGATCGTGCTCAAGGCACTCAGCAAGAACCCGGCCAACCGCTATCAGTCGGCCGGCGAGATGCGCGCCGACCTGGTGCGGGTGCGCAACGGCGAGCCGGTGCACGCCCCGCTGGTGATGAGCGAGTACGAGCGCACCCAGATGATGGCGCACGACGACGCCACCGCGGCCGTCCCGACCCGCCGGCTCGATGCCGGGGCCGCCGGGCCGCCGACCGGCCGGCACACGATGCCCCCGGGCCATCCGGGCTACGACGACGAGGAGCGGGGCGGCCGCGGGAAGAAGGCCGCCCTCTGGGTGGCCGCGCTGGCCGTGCTCGGCCTGCTCGGGTTCGTCGGGTTCCAGATGTTCTCGAACTCGTCGCCGGAGCAGGTCACGGTCCCCGACGTGCTGGGCCAGACCCCGGAGCAGGCCCGCGCCTCGATCACGAACGCCCGGCTGCTGGTCGACATCCAGAACCAGCCCTCGGACGTCGCGCAGGTCGGCCGGGTCGTGCGCACCGACCCCGGCGGCGGCAACCAGGTCGCGGAGAACAGCCGGGTGACGTTGTTCGTCGGAACCGGGCCGGCCCAGGTGACGGTCCCGTCGCTGGTCGGGCGCACCCCGGAGGAGGCGGCGACCTTGCTCCGCGACGCCGGGCTGCAGCTCGGCGGCACCACCCAGCAGGACACGACCGATTCGAGCCAGGTCGGCCGGGTCCTCTCCTCCAGCCCGGGGCCGGGCGAGAGCGTCGCGGGCAACTCCCCGGTGGCGATCGTGGTCGGCCGCGAGCAGCAGACGATCGCGGTGCCGGACGTGGCCGGCCGGTCGCCCGAGGAGGCGCGGAGCACGCTGCAGGGCGCCGGGTTCAGTTCGGTCTCCGTCAGCCAGGTCGACGGCGGCGGGCAGGCCGGTCAGGTGGTCGGCACCGACCCGGCCGCCGGCACCCGGGTGCCCCGGGACCGCACGATCACCATCCAGGTGAGCCGGGGCAACCAGGCCGAGGTCCCGAACGTCACCGGCCAGCGGGTCGAGAACGCGGTGAACACGCTGCGCGAGGCCGGCCTGTCGTTCCAGATCCGGACCACCGACGTGTCGGACCCCTCGCAGAACGGCGTGGTGCTGAACCAGAACCCGTCGGGCGGCTCCCGGGCGTCGGACGGCCAGCAGGTCCAGCTGACCGTCGGGCGTCACTCCGGCGGCGGCGGCAACGGCGGTGGCGGCAACGGCGGCAACGGCGGGGGCGACGGCGACGGTGGTAACAGCAGCGACTCGAGCGAGACGTCCGACAGCGGGTTCCCCTTCAACTGA
- a CDS encoding aminodeoxychorismate/anthranilate synthase component II, with protein MRVLVVDNYDSFVYNLVQYLAQLGAEPVVRRNDEVELDELDEVGAVLVSPGPGTPERAGRSVEVIRRAADRGTPLLGVCLGHQALATAWNGVVERAPELLHGKTSQVFHDGVGVLGGLPSPFTATRYHSLTIAPDGLPGQLEVTGRTETGLIMAVRHRELPIEGVQFHPESVLTEGGHRMLATWLGQAGFAVPDEIVNRLSDEMAALVAGV; from the coding sequence GTGCGGGTTCTCGTCGTCGACAACTACGACAGCTTCGTCTACAACCTGGTCCAGTACCTGGCCCAGCTCGGTGCGGAGCCGGTCGTCCGCCGCAACGACGAGGTCGAGCTCGACGAGCTCGACGAGGTCGGTGCCGTGCTCGTCAGCCCCGGACCGGGCACGCCGGAGCGGGCCGGGCGCAGCGTCGAGGTCATCCGGCGGGCCGCGGACCGCGGCACCCCGCTGCTGGGCGTGTGCCTGGGCCACCAGGCGCTCGCGACGGCCTGGAACGGCGTCGTCGAGCGTGCGCCCGAGCTGCTGCACGGGAAGACCTCGCAGGTGTTCCACGACGGCGTCGGCGTGCTCGGTGGCCTGCCCTCGCCGTTCACGGCGACCCGCTACCACTCGCTGACGATCGCGCCGGACGGCCTGCCGGGCCAGCTGGAGGTCACCGGGCGGACCGAGACCGGTCTGATCATGGCCGTGCGGCACCGCGAGCTGCCGATCGAGGGCGTCCAGTTCCACCCGGAGTCGGTCCTCACCGAGGGTGGTCACCGGATGCTGGCGACCTGGCTGGGGCAGGCGGGGTTCGCCGTCCCCGACGAGATCGTGAACCGGCTGTCCGACGAGATGGCCGCGCTCGTCGCCGGGGTCTGA
- the crgA gene encoding cell division protein CrgA: MPKSKVRKKAAYTPPPVSRTPQKVAGPTHPAYIAVMVAMWILGLAWLVVNYLAGPSIPFMAALGNANFIIGFSLIVIGLLMTMRWR; encoded by the coding sequence ATGCCGAAGTCGAAGGTCCGCAAGAAGGCGGCGTACACGCCGCCGCCGGTGAGCCGCACCCCGCAGAAGGTCGCCGGCCCGACACATCCCGCCTACATCGCGGTCATGGTCGCCATGTGGATCCTCGGCCTGGCCTGGCTGGTCGTGAACTACCTCGCCGGCCCGTCGATCCCGTTCATGGCGGCGCTGGGCAACGCGAACTTCATCATCGGCTTCTCACTCATCGTGATCGGCCTGCTGATGACCATGCGTTGGCGCTGA
- a CDS encoding PH domain-containing protein: MSTLSDQDGRSSWSAPAGAVVALWVLALAAAGWLTTLVVSGGDPAGQLIAGLAALGLALAAASGTRARPRLEAGPDGLTVRRLTWTRHAPWARVDDVRVLRTRRFGRESALLELDLRDVDGGERLVILGRPELGADPEDVAEALAALRPPRP, encoded by the coding sequence ATGAGCACCCTGAGTGATCAGGACGGGCGGTCTTCCTGGTCGGCACCGGCCGGTGCCGTCGTCGCGTTGTGGGTCCTGGCCCTCGCCGCGGCCGGCTGGCTGACGACGCTCGTCGTCAGCGGTGGTGACCCCGCCGGGCAGCTGATCGCGGGCCTCGCCGCGCTGGGCCTGGCGCTGGCCGCCGCGTCCGGCACCCGGGCGCGGCCACGGCTCGAGGCGGGGCCGGACGGCCTCACCGTCCGGCGGCTGACCTGGACCCGCCACGCGCCCTGGGCCCGGGTCGACGACGTCCGGGTGCTCCGGACCCGCCGCTTCGGCCGGGAGTCCGCGCTGCTGGAGCTGGACCTGCGCGACGTCGACGGCGGCGAGCGCCTGGTGATCCTGGGCCGCCCCGAGCTCGGAGCGGACCCGGAGGACGTCGCCGAGGCCCTGGCGGCCCTGCGCCCGCCGCGCCCCTGA
- a CDS encoding peptidylprolyl isomerase translates to MVAVTEPGNAKTTAVLHTNVGDIRIDLFADHAPKTVANFVGLAEGTKDYTGPNSSGGDSGPFYDGSIFHRVISGFMIQGGDPTGTGRGGPGYQFGDEFHPELKFDRPYLLAMANAGPGTNGSQFFITVGPTPHLNRRHTIFGEVADAESRAVVDTIANTTTGQADRPLSDVVIEKVDIERS, encoded by the coding sequence ATGGTAGCCGTGACGGAACCAGGAAACGCCAAGACGACGGCCGTCCTGCACACGAACGTGGGCGACATCAGGATCGACCTGTTCGCCGACCACGCCCCCAAGACGGTGGCGAACTTCGTGGGCCTGGCCGAGGGCACCAAGGACTACACCGGGCCGAACTCCAGCGGCGGTGACTCCGGGCCGTTCTACGACGGGTCGATCTTCCACCGGGTGATCAGCGGTTTCATGATCCAGGGTGGCGACCCGACCGGCACCGGTCGCGGTGGCCCCGGCTACCAGTTCGGCGACGAGTTCCACCCGGAGCTCAAGTTCGACCGGCCCTACCTGCTCGCGATGGCCAACGCCGGGCCCGGCACCAACGGCTCGCAGTTCTTCATCACGGTGGGCCCGACCCCGCACCTCAACCGGCGCCACACGATCTTCGGTGAGGTCGCCGACGCCGAGTCGCGGGCCGTCGTCGACACCATCGCGAACACCACCACCGGGCAGGCCGACCGCCCGCTCAGCGACGTGGTCATCGAGAAGGTCGACATCGAGCGGAGCTGA
- a CDS encoding rhomboid family intramembrane serine protease, whose amino-acid sequence MPRWRNVAGASRTGGRPVIMQGLVVANVAVFVLTVVTAGSLNGNSGSALFAEGALVPALVASGEYWRIVTSGFLHIGPLHLVANMFALWVIGREVETVLGRARFVAVYGVSLLGGAAAVMLFSDPAGATAGASGAVFGLMGALFVLLRRLRLPAGQVIGVIALNVVISFTVPQISWQGHLGGLVFGAAVTAALLYLGAGSAHRRQIQIVAVTAAAVAALALIGAAVTLI is encoded by the coding sequence GTGCCCCGCTGGCGGAACGTCGCCGGGGCCAGCCGCACCGGCGGCCGGCCGGTGATCATGCAGGGCCTCGTCGTCGCGAACGTCGCGGTCTTCGTGCTGACGGTCGTCACCGCCGGCAGCCTCAACGGGAACTCCGGCTCCGCCCTGTTCGCCGAGGGGGCCCTGGTCCCCGCGCTCGTCGCGAGCGGCGAGTACTGGCGGATCGTCACGTCCGGGTTCCTGCACATCGGCCCCCTGCACCTGGTGGCCAACATGTTCGCCCTGTGGGTCATCGGCCGCGAGGTCGAGACGGTGCTGGGCCGGGCCCGGTTCGTCGCGGTCTACGGCGTCTCGCTCCTCGGCGGGGCCGCCGCCGTGATGCTGTTCAGCGACCCGGCGGGCGCGACCGCGGGCGCCTCCGGCGCGGTGTTCGGACTCATGGGGGCGCTGTTCGTGCTGCTGCGCCGGCTGCGGCTGCCGGCGGGGCAGGTCATCGGCGTGATCGCGCTCAACGTCGTCATCAGCTTCACCGTCCCCCAGATCTCCTGGCAGGGGCACCTCGGCGGCCTCGTGTTCGGCGCCGCCGTCACGGCCGCACTGCTCTACCTCGGCGCCGGGTCGGCGCACCGGCGGCAGATCCAGATCGTCGCGGTCACCGCTGCCGCCGTCGCGGCCCTGGCGCTGATCGGTGCCGCGGTCACGCTGATCTGA
- a CDS encoding GNAT family N-acetyltransferase translates to MARPSNTLADGVVVLSPLRWDDVEPHLAGEDAELIRWLNGGPGNLATVRAHVRRAIERWADDGPKLSFGIRITGGAVLAGTIDADLDPAARRAGLAYGIYPAYRRRGLATRAVRLAARYLGERGDVDRISIDVDPDNVPSIGVARRAGFRFVRHVQDDEGDFDRYELIVRAPVVPAPPPQPRHGWC, encoded by the coding sequence GTGGCCCGGCCCTCGAACACCTTGGCGGACGGTGTGGTCGTCCTCAGCCCGCTGCGCTGGGACGATGTGGAGCCGCACCTCGCCGGTGAGGACGCCGAATTGATCCGCTGGCTCAACGGCGGACCCGGGAACCTCGCGACCGTGCGGGCGCACGTCCGCCGGGCGATCGAACGCTGGGCCGACGACGGCCCGAAACTCAGCTTCGGCATCCGGATCACCGGCGGTGCGGTGCTCGCCGGGACCATCGACGCCGATCTGGATCCTGCGGCCCGGCGCGCCGGCCTGGCCTACGGGATCTACCCGGCGTACCGCCGGCGGGGTCTCGCGACACGGGCGGTGCGGCTGGCAGCGCGCTATCTCGGGGAGCGCGGCGACGTCGACCGGATCTCGATCGACGTCGACCCGGACAACGTGCCGTCGATCGGGGTGGCGCGCCGGGCCGGGTTCCGGTTCGTCCGGCACGTGCAGGACGACGAGGGTGACTTCGACCGCTACGAGCTGATCGTGCGGGCGCCGGTGGTGCCGGCCCCGCCGCCGCAGCCCCGCCACGGGTGGTGCTGA
- a CDS encoding alpha/beta fold hydrolase: MRAVPTPSARPGTGYVAGVLAGALGGAGGAAAAAVSWRYSTVLLHPAQNPGLPERVLEAGSGIVELARSRLAAQPGVWGLRGAAGLSVVGPVLECGRRRVVRELRGGPVPATGPAVLDAGPFDPDPGARGLVFDDVAVPTELGPAPAWLVPAPADAGGHTWALCVHGRGGTRRESLRALPALHAAGLTSLVISYRGDGAAPDPPDGRSHLGDTEWRDVAAAAAYALDRGATRLVLVGWSMGAAVGGAFLDRSGYAGAVAAVVWDAPLLDWRRTLRQQARNRVLPPSLAGVAARFTERRIGIDLDRFDLLRNPPAVRPPTLLLHSDGDTAVPVSLSRDLAAAAPGLDWPVTYQEFAGTEHTGSWNADPDGYAATVTGFLGAVL, translated from the coding sequence GTGCGCGCAGTCCCGACCCCGTCCGCCCGGCCGGGCACCGGCTACGTCGCCGGCGTCCTGGCCGGCGCCCTCGGTGGAGCCGGGGGAGCGGCCGCCGCGGCGGTCTCCTGGCGGTACTCGACCGTACTGCTCCACCCGGCGCAGAACCCGGGCCTCCCCGAACGGGTGCTCGAGGCCGGGTCCGGCATCGTCGAGCTGGCCCGCAGCAGGCTGGCCGCCCAGCCCGGCGTGTGGGGGCTGCGCGGCGCGGCCGGCCTGAGCGTGGTCGGGCCGGTGCTCGAGTGCGGCCGGCGGCGGGTGGTGCGCGAGCTGCGGGGTGGCCCCGTCCCGGCGACCGGCCCGGCGGTGCTCGACGCGGGCCCCTTCGACCCCGATCCCGGGGCACGCGGCCTGGTGTTCGACGACGTCGCGGTCCCGACCGAGCTCGGCCCCGCCCCGGCCTGGCTCGTCCCGGCCCCGGCGGACGCGGGCGGGCACACCTGGGCGCTGTGCGTGCACGGTCGCGGGGGGACGAGGCGGGAGTCGCTGCGGGCGCTGCCCGCGCTGCACGCGGCCGGCCTGACGTCGCTGGTGATCAGCTATCGCGGGGACGGCGCCGCCCCGGACCCGCCGGACGGCCGGTCCCACCTCGGGGACACCGAGTGGCGTGACGTGGCCGCGGCGGCGGCCTACGCGCTCGACCGGGGCGCCACCCGGCTGGTGCTGGTCGGGTGGTCGATGGGGGCCGCGGTGGGCGGCGCGTTCCTCGACCGCTCCGGGTACGCCGGTGCGGTCGCGGCGGTCGTCTGGGACGCACCGCTGCTCGACTGGCGCCGCACCCTGCGCCAGCAGGCCCGCAACCGGGTGCTGCCGCCGTCGCTGGCGGGGGTGGCGGCCCGGTTCACCGAGCGCCGGATCGGGATCGACCTCGACCGGTTCGACCTGCTCCGCAACCCGCCCGCGGTCCGCCCGCCGACCCTGCTGCTGCACAGCGACGGCGACACCGCCGTCCCCGTGTCGCTGAGCCGCGACCTCGCGGCCGCAGCGCCCGGGCTGGACTGGCCGGTGACCTACCAGGAGTTCGCCGGCACCGAGCACACCGGCAGCTGGAACGCCGACCCGGACGGCTACGCCGCCACCGTCACCGGGTTCCTGGGCGCGGTGCTCTGA
- the folP gene encoding dihydropteroate synthase: MPSLTFRGRTWNRDRAMVMAIVNRTPDSFYDHGVTFAEQAARDRIAAVVREGADVIDIGGVPASPGTEVTEQEEIDRVVPTVEWARREFPDVVISVDTFRAGPADAVCAAGADLVNDNWAAADGGILEVAARYGAGYVSAHTDHVTPRTEPHRPRYTDVLGTVIAQTVALAEKAVAAGVPAEGILIDPAIDFSKNTLHSLQVLRGIDAMVATGWPVLLAMSNKTVVGESLDVPLSERLTGTLAATAIAADRGVAMVRAHQARATRETCEMVATVRGERAPSRAVRLLA; this comes from the coding sequence GTGCCGAGCCTGACGTTCCGCGGACGCACCTGGAACCGCGACCGTGCGATGGTGATGGCGATCGTCAACCGGACCCCCGACTCGTTCTACGACCACGGGGTCACGTTCGCCGAGCAGGCCGCCCGGGACCGGATCGCCGCCGTCGTCCGGGAGGGCGCCGACGTGATCGACATCGGGGGCGTGCCGGCCAGCCCGGGCACCGAGGTCACCGAGCAGGAGGAGATCGACCGGGTCGTCCCGACCGTGGAGTGGGCGCGCCGGGAGTTCCCGGACGTCGTGATCTCGGTGGACACCTTCCGTGCCGGTCCGGCCGACGCCGTCTGCGCGGCAGGGGCCGATCTCGTCAACGACAACTGGGCGGCCGCCGACGGCGGGATCCTCGAGGTCGCGGCGCGGTACGGCGCCGGGTACGTCAGCGCGCACACCGACCACGTCACGCCGCGGACCGAGCCGCACCGGCCGCGCTACACCGACGTACTCGGCACGGTGATCGCCCAGACCGTCGCGCTGGCGGAGAAGGCCGTCGCCGCCGGCGTGCCCGCCGAGGGCATCCTGATCGACCCGGCGATCGACTTCTCCAAGAACACGCTGCACAGCCTGCAGGTGCTGCGCGGCATCGACGCGATGGTCGCCACCGGCTGGCCGGTGCTGCTGGCGATGTCGAACAAGACCGTCGTCGGCGAGTCGCTCGACGTCCCGCTCTCCGAGCGGCTCACCGGCACGCTCGCGGCGACGGCGATCGCCGCGGACCGCGGGGTCGCGATGGTCCGCGCACACCAGGCCCGCGCGACCCGCGAGACCTGCGAGATGGTCGCCACGGTCCGCGGCGAGCGGGCCCCGTCGCGCGCGGTGAGGCTGCTCGCATGA
- a CDS encoding PaaI family thioesterase — protein sequence MPAPDPAVLVAAMPFAELLGITVTDATPERAVATLAYRPEICTAGGIVHGGALMTLADSTGALCAFLGLPEGATTATTSSHTVLLRAARGGTLTATARVVHRGRRDVVVDTEVTDDGGRPVSRTTQTQAVLGP from the coding sequence GTGCCCGCACCGGACCCCGCCGTGCTCGTCGCCGCCATGCCGTTCGCGGAGCTGCTCGGCATCACCGTCACCGACGCGACACCCGAGCGTGCCGTGGCGACGCTGGCGTACCGGCCGGAGATCTGCACGGCGGGCGGGATCGTGCACGGCGGGGCGCTGATGACGCTGGCCGACTCGACCGGTGCGCTGTGCGCCTTCCTCGGCCTGCCCGAGGGCGCGACGACCGCCACGACCAGCTCGCACACGGTGCTGCTGCGGGCGGCCCGTGGCGGGACGCTCACCGCCACCGCGCGGGTGGTGCACCGGGGGCGCCGTGACGTCGTCGTCGACACCGAGGTGACCGACGACGGCGGACGCCCGGTCTCCCGCACCACCCAGACCCAGGCGGTGCTGGGTCCCTGA
- a CDS encoding TetR/AcrR family transcriptional regulator: MSGPSARPGRATPRRTDADGAGTGTAAGAGPSDTRTKIVLAAERLFAERGIAAVPLRDIVTAAGQRNASAIQYHFGPRPDLVTAVFQYRMGQINERRLEHLAQVYASGRAADPRTLVEALVRPLVEAVGEPGCHYARFLAQLSASPNYRVSDSWQIASSLRAVREGLQRALDHLPAEVYAERWRMVTHLFIHTIADHEKDDSHPPRTEWATRLIDACVAVLTAPLEQPPPPRAPRTGDGEPRPEPVG, encoded by the coding sequence GTGTCAGGTCCATCAGCCCGCCCCGGCCGGGCGACGCCGCGCCGCACCGACGCCGACGGGGCCGGGACCGGAACGGCGGCCGGCGCCGGCCCCTCGGACACCCGGACCAAGATCGTGCTCGCGGCGGAGCGGCTGTTCGCCGAACGCGGGATCGCCGCGGTCCCGCTGCGCGACATCGTCACCGCGGCCGGGCAGCGCAACGCGTCCGCGATCCAGTACCACTTCGGTCCGCGGCCGGATCTCGTCACCGCCGTCTTCCAGTACCGGATGGGCCAGATCAACGAACGACGGCTCGAGCACCTGGCGCAGGTGTACGCGAGCGGACGGGCGGCCGACCCCCGCACGCTCGTCGAGGCACTGGTCCGGCCACTGGTGGAGGCGGTCGGCGAACCCGGCTGCCACTACGCGCGCTTCCTCGCCCAGCTGTCCGCCTCCCCGAACTACCGGGTCTCCGACAGCTGGCAGATCGCATCCAGCCTCCGCGCGGTGCGCGAGGGACTGCAGCGGGCACTGGACCACCTGCCCGCCGAGGTCTATGCGGAACGGTGGCGGATGGTCACCCACCTGTTCATCCACACGATCGCCGACCACGAGAAGGACGACTCCCACCCGCCGCGGACCGAGTGGGCGACCCGGCTGATCGACGCCTGCGTCGCCGTGCTCACCGCGCCACTGGAGCAGCCACCGCCCCCGCGGGCGCCGCGGACCGGCGACGGGGAGCCGCGTCCCGAGCCCGTCGGCTGA
- a CDS encoding dihydrofolate reductase family protein, which produces MTGIQQIFPTAGAGPLSVEALERLYAYPAGAPYVAVNFVSSADGAVEVDGLAAGLSTPPDRVVLDLGTDLADVVLVGAGTATVEGFTGVKPDERMADRRHRFGLEPVPATAVVTSTGRSLGPSAPVLTDTLVPTIVFTCAAAPERLRASWAAAGAHVVLVGDRSVDLAAVVAELGRRGLHRINCMGGPALFGSLAEAGLVDELRLTVAPFLVSGDAARIARGAGMDPERLELVSVVTGDDTLLVRYRVGTSPGR; this is translated from the coding sequence ATGACCGGCATCCAGCAGATCTTCCCCACGGCCGGTGCCGGGCCGCTGTCCGTGGAGGCGCTCGAGCGGCTCTACGCCTACCCGGCCGGCGCCCCCTACGTCGCGGTCAACTTCGTGTCCAGCGCGGACGGCGCCGTCGAGGTCGACGGGCTGGCCGCGGGCCTGTCCACGCCCCCGGACCGGGTCGTGCTCGACCTCGGGACCGACCTCGCCGACGTCGTCCTGGTCGGTGCCGGGACCGCCACCGTGGAGGGCTTCACCGGGGTGAAACCGGACGAGCGGATGGCCGACCGGCGGCACCGCTTCGGGCTGGAGCCGGTACCGGCGACGGCGGTGGTGACCTCGACCGGACGGTCACTGGGCCCGTCGGCGCCGGTGCTCACCGACACGCTGGTCCCGACGATCGTGTTCACCTGCGCCGCGGCGCCGGAGCGGCTGCGCGCGAGCTGGGCGGCCGCGGGCGCGCACGTCGTGCTGGTCGGCGACCGGTCGGTGGACCTGGCCGCCGTGGTCGCCGAGCTCGGCCGCCGCGGGCTGCACCGGATCAACTGCATGGGCGGGCCCGCGCTGTTCGGCAGCCTCGCCGAGGCCGGCCTGGTCGACGAGCTGCGGCTCACCGTCGCGCCGTTCCTCGTCTCCGGCGACGCCGCCCGGATCGCCCGCGGCGCCGGCATGGACCCGGAGCGCCTCGAGCTGGTCAGCGTCGTCACCGGCGACGACACGTTGCTCGTCCGCTACCGGGTCGGGACGTCACCGGGAAGGTGA